ttcaattCAAGTTGATATGTTCACTATTATGCGTTTCGTGTTTAGGattctataatattttgtatgtgCATTTTTCTGTGCTTGAGTCAGTGTTTCATCATTTTATTCGGTCCAATTgtcttgtttgagtcatttttttgtttaagcATCTTTTCCTGTATTGTTCGGTCATGTGAATTTGCTTCTACTGTTTTCAATTCTGGTTTAAACTAGTTTATCACTACATCTGTGTAAACTGAATGTGTGAGCACTATCTGCACATTACATTGAGCTATGACAAACTCAATGAGAGCTCATGTGCATAAGTTGTGACACCAATTTCAGTTTCAGATTCTTGAGCAGtagtttaaattttgttgtgCTCATTTGCAAGCAAGTGGTGATTTGAATCTGTGATTTAATTCCTAAGAAGAGCTAGTACTTGATGCATACCAAATAAGCAATGAAATGCTTCTGCAAAAAGCTTGGTAGCATCATTGGAAGAATCTTGTTGCACCAATTCTACAGTTGACCATCTGCACACTTCTTTGCTTGAGtccttttctaattttaaatttgtttggcATTTAGATCATGGCTGAACATCTTCCATCCATTTCATAgtaatttttttcaacttttgtttgctgtttttgaGTCCTGTGACTCGTTCACATGTTGTTTCAACATTTGGGTCAAATTTTGGTTGGTTGAGTTACTTACTTTGAGTGAGTTGGTAGCTGAACAATTGCAATTTTGAAAGACTTTGTTTCTGCATTTTTAAGCTGTTTAAACCAGTTTTACTTCATACTCTAAACTTGTTGATGCAAAAGTATTATGAGTTCTAGCTGCCATACATATTTACACTCTTGAGACCACCAAGTTTTGACCATTTTCCTTCAAAAGTTGCTACATaatttttgtgtgttaaattctGATTTCTGGAATCTTGTATCTGGACTGTAGCAAGAGGTTTgaccataaaaaaataaataaatttgagaaaaatcaataaaaaatagtcattgaacaattttaaaaaccaaTTGGGTCAGTGTAGTCCAATGTGTGTAATTTTGAAATACCAAAATCAGAAATTGTTGTTAGAAACTGGAATTCTCTTAAACATTCCAGCAATTTCTTGTTTggtttttatttgcttttaaaattttttctagAGCTATTGTTAGGTTCAATTTGAGTGCTCACTTTGATcaaaagctttgtttcttgtttgtcttTGTTGGTTATCTAGTTTTGTCTGCAATGCATGTGAAATTTATTCTGCCAATCTTTAATTGAAGCTTTTAATTGCTTATTTCATCTGGTCTAGAGTTTCCTTGAGTAGAGTCTACTCTGCTATCATTTCCATTGCCTTGTGCTTCACTCTTTAAGTGGCTGATTTATTTTGTCCATCACTTTATCTTAACCTAACCATTTTCCTGATTGAGAAATATGATTCCATTTTGGTTTTTGGGATTTGAAAGAAGGTAAGTATGAATGGTAGCATATTAGGTGGTGGTGATCCACAAGATTCTTTGGCCTAAActgaaaatttctcttttaaaaccTTTCATTTGAGtgctttaaatttttaaagagaaaCCTCAATGCTGTGAGCTTAGTAAGGCTAATTTAGCCTAAATTCCTTGGCATTTGCAAGAGAGTTCAATTTCAATTAACCATTTGTTGACTGTGTTTATTGTgcaggaaaagaaattggagtAATTAGATTGGAGCAACTTTGATTTGTTTCCACTGCAACTGCAATCActgttgttttaattgattactgATTTCCTGGTGATGCTATTTGTGCTTGTGAATGTTTAAACTGTCATTGCACTCATTTTAGTTTCAAACATTGCCTGCTGAATTCATTGATATACTCACTGTTTTGCAAGTGAATTGTTGATTTCATGGTTTAATTGGGCATGTTGAATGCTGATTCTGATTTGATAAGACCTATGGAAACTTGGTATATGCTTAGGAATTACAAATAATGTGCTGATTGTTTTATGAGCATTTCTGGAAGTGCAGCAACACTGTTTTAAAACTGCCAATTTCTGATTTACCTCACATTACAATTTTTGTCCATTGATTTGATTAGCATGGTCCACTAATTTCTGAATTAGTTTAGGACATTATTCTTGACTAGTTTGGTCCATTGTTTTTGCCCAGTGTAATTCACTGATTTCCTGAAAAGGCTGCTCTTGTCATAATTAGTTGTGGATCAATTTGTGTTAATTGCCAATGCATCCTCCAGTTTTAAGAAGTGATTAAAGCACCTAAATTCCAATTCTAACTTGGCGGTTGAATTAATTAGGTGGTTAGTTTCTGCATTGAATTACATCCCATCTGAATCTAGTTCACTGTCCATTTGCACTTGCTGGATTTTGTTGAGATTTATGTGTGCAGAGCTGATGTGAATGAATCATTAGTTGAGCAGAAGATTACTGAAGAAACAGTAGCAGAAACACCTCAGTGTGGAGCTTGGAGCAAGCTAGAAACAACCATCCAAACAGGGAATTTGTCTAACTTACCCtttgttttgaattgttatTCTGTTTTAGCCTGTAAGTGATAATATTGAATGAATATTCTGCTGATTTTGGTGTGAAAATTAATTGTGCAGAATACTTGGAACAATTTGAGAGCAAATAGGAATTATTCAATGTCTCAGTTGCACAAGACCGAGTGAAAGGGAAGATTGGACAAGAGCTAGGAGACTCCAAAGCTGTCCAGAAGGAACCAAAAGTGGAGCACTAGATTCTTCATGCGGATTTGAATCAGGACCAAGATTGAAGCATAACTGTTATTTGCTTTTGTAATTGTTTCTTCATTTTGATGTGTAATAAGCtctattgtttgttttcttaatttcattgtaaaaggccattcaaagtccaagtgtcttggaagagtccttggtgctctttcaactcttggcaaaacttttcttgtttacatttaaattttttgtgtcTTACGTTtaggggtcattagagtccGAAAGTCTTTGTTTGTTTGGGAGTCTGTGtactttgtttttttaaaagtaattttactttaaatggGTATTTAGTCAGTAACATAAGCCAATTCTGGCAAGgcaaagacttggtacttaagtagCCTCTTTaggctcacctctcttacctgggattTGTGAAACCTATAAACCCTTTAGATTAAAAGAACTTTTAAGAACAAAAGATGTCGTATTctagttcatataggtcttctaggaattttaattttgataagcaacttagttacaaaaacatcaaaagagaacatgacaaagctagaaggaagtcttgttcattttatgaatttgataggattgaagatgatttgtataaacaagctagtgaaaatattccattctttggtgatgatattggtgcattaacatacctagcttgggaaaaggaaattgatgacATGCATTCATTCATGGTTAGAAAAAGTCAATATGAATCCTTCTATTTTAGAGATAATGAATCTTATATTCTTAGTCTCTACACTTCTAGTTTTGAAaagcatgcaagagagtggtAGGATGatagacaatatcatgttaagatagGTAGAAAATATCCCATCCAtgattggaatgaattgaaagcttgtatgaaaagaaagtttgtgcctcgagaaattgaaagaaacttagaacttaTGAGAGAGCTTATTAGAGAAGGTGAGTCATTCATTCCAAATTTAAGTGGGTTCTCTTGTAGGGAAAGTgagtttctagaaaaacttaagaggctatgggaagagacaagtaaatatagaattgagagattaaaaagagaaaaacaaaagcaagaagtaagagagaaaaaagaaatagagagaagagaaaaagagagaagagaaaaagaaagaaaagaagaggaggaacgaaatagaagagaagaggaagaaagagagagaagagaagaagagaaaagaagagagcaagagagaagagaagaggaagaaaacgagagaagaaaagagaaagaaaaagagagaagagacgaggaagaaagagaaagaagagaagaagagaaaagaagagagaaagagagaaaagaagcacaaagaagagaaaaggaagaagttgaaaggatagaaatggaagaaaagaaaaaagagaaactaAGGGCAAAATCTCCTCCTACACTAGAAGCTAGACTCTTAAGGGGAGGTTTTctatcctctcacttttctccatttgaatttccaaaatttcacttttctttcaaagaatttgccactccatctttaaaaatgttatcactTTCAACACATGCAAATTCACAACTTGGGTTATGGttaccaataactcaagatgcaaataaaatttcaaatgaagaaaggtttctttattgtattaaaattgaaaatttcaaaattaggaaacCTTTTTCTAaacatattcttttatatatcttattaggtcaaagaaaactaattagaaATATGTTTGATGCTTATTGCAGATGGATATTTGATCCAGGACAAACTATTGTGAagccaacaaaaataagtcttcagaagcattatcagatttgaggacaaatcctttccaagGGAGAGCGGATGATAGacaggcccaagcccaattagtttagtgtagtatttcttttacttttattaagcatgtgtaaaaggtgttaggcatgtgctagataggagggacttttagtcctatatatagaCATGCCACCACCTCTTGTAAAGCACTTTTGAGCATAATGAATTGTTATTCTGTTGAGAACACTCAAGAGAAATTCTACCttgaaagtcaaggctagagaatcccaaagatctcctctagccaccttccatctCACACtatcattctctcattttccattatcAGATTCTCTCTCCTTCGTAACATCCATCTCACGCCACTCTCACCAATTACTAGCTTCCTCGTGGCTTGTGTCAGGTCTACTGCCACGCGTGCCTTTTCTCTCGCGAGATTCCATCAGCACATCTCCCATATCCTCATTTCGCGTCCTCACCTACGTTTTCTCTCTCGAGAGCTCTTCAACCACAAACCTCATCCTCATCATCGCTGAACCTTCACCGTGGTAACTTTTATCACCGAATCAGGTTCCTCGCTTTAGTTTGTCATCGATCCAACCTTAGCCTCTTCGAACCACATCCATTCGAGCCTCTTCACCGAACATCGTCACGAACCTAGGGTTTCTTCCGCCTCTAGGTTATTTCTTAGATTTCCTTCAGTTCCATCAGTTAGATTTGGTTAGATCTTCTTCTCTACCGATTAATTCCTCCCTTACCTTCAACCCTAGAGTTTTCACCGATTAAACCTCCAAACCTAGGGTTCTTAGTTCTTCCGCTATTTTTGCTGCCTTATTTGCTTCCTCTGCTTCTTTTCGCTGTGCATCAATGTCAAGGATGCCTCGAGGAGTCCAAATCGCTCAAGTTCTGTCTTCTCCTTGGAGGTGTACTCGAGGATAAGAAAAGACTTCTGTTGTAGGGGAGGTGGAGAACCatagtcctttgtttgaggggaggatgttaggtacaaacaaagtctcatatcaaataaaacaagagatgaacatgagtttatatacacataagatacctccattggtaagaggccttttggggtggtaccaaaagcaaatttgTGAGAGCTtgacccaaagcggacaatatcttaccagtgtggagatttatgtgtatgtgtatgtgttaAACCTCTCTACAAAGattgttgggtacaaacaaagtcccacatcagaTATAACTCCTTactttttaaggactaaaactACGAGTTTCCTAACTAAGAGGAcgaaaatgaacaaacctttcGAAGAGGGACGAAACCCAAAATAAcatgatagttgagggactaaaaacatatttaacctattattttttttataactaatagttagaattttatttattaatattaatattttaagttacaATATTATAGATAATGCATAGAAAACAatctttaaactattttttattttaatttaaaaaatgaattgataGACCAAATACACTACTTCTTGCTGATTAATTTGACATGCTTGTTGAGCTAATACTCTGCTTATAATCTTGGATTATCTTAGAGAATATTGTGATTGGCCGTGATTTCCTTGAACAGTTGTAAATAGCATATAGTTAGAAGTAGACAACATATATTTCGGGATTTATATGTAGAAGTAGTGCTTTTGCACATGTATATATGCGTCATAtcataatcaaataaaacaGGAATTCCATATTCCAAAATCACCTCTGacatggtatcaagagcctAACCAATACGTGACTGGTCTAagtattttccttttctatttgTTAACATGGTTGGTGATGGAGTGTTCATAAGGAAGACAATTTCCCCTTATGATATAACTCCTGGTGACAACCCCCGAAGTCTGATCACGCAAGTTCAATTGAAAGGAGAAAATTACGATGAATGGGCTCGATCACTTATAACTGCTTTTTTTGGGGTGATGGAACCCTAGCAGAGCTCACATGTGTGCTCTCTGTACACGACTTTGTTGGAGAAAACCCTTTCAACACATACAGAAAGAAAGGTTTCTCAAAAActacacatttttttatgaattaaaataatttcccGGTCCCAACGGTGCTGCTGCTGCTACTGGGGGAAACCAGTTCGTGACGACATCTACGTCGGAGATGTCGACCCCAACGTCACAGACTCACAAAAACGTGGCATAGATTTAACATGGATCAAGTTGACATCACACGTGGTTCACCGTTTTCCACATCACAGTTTCCTAACTTCGTTactttttaaggactaaaaatacGAGTTTCCTAACTGAGGAcgaaaatgaacaaaccttGAAGAGAGACGAAACCAAAAATAACATGATAATTCAAgtactaaaaacatatttaaccctaaaataatttagtatataaaaagaataatttttttttaatttattccaacattaattaattaattaaaaattttaaaatatatttatataattaaatatatttttataatatatatatatatatatatatatatatatatatatataaacaaattaaatatacaaaattttagaaatagtCAAAAATTTTGACTCACTTGGGAAAAGCTGAACTACTCACTACTCATACTTTATGCATATATAAGTTGATGACGAGCcattgaatattatatttagttctaataaagaatataataggAATGTTCCACTTATGCAATCATCTCAAGGATGGGTAGATACAGAAGTCTGCCAAACCAGTAAGTGACTCATTTGAACAAGTATTCCTTTATCATAATAAACCACTCATTTGAATTCAACACATTCATTTGGACAAGTATAGTgaaaaaatctatatttatttatgatcaATAATTACTAATGCATGTAATGCTTGTCACTAATGCTCTTTTAAGAACAGATTTTGATAATCCCACATGCTCTCTTTTACCCAAGAACATCTTCCAAGcttttttctctcttacatatctgcattttaatttttagaaaactcAATCAAGCATTCTGAGAGTTTATTCTTCTTATCATCAATCTATTCTACTCCTTTTTACTATTGTAgcatgtttttttcttctttgtgttactctttttcttttcattgtaGCCTCGGCGGGAGAGAGgttattgatattaaaaaagactttttttttcaagacTTTTTCAAAGAACTCAGATTGTTGGCCACCATGAACTTGACTCATAGTCATCTCCACCCAAATATTTagcttttttaaaattttttccaAATGTTATGAATTAATTGGGTTCACTTAATGATGCTAAATCAAACCCGTTTTTTATCAATTCAATTGAAATCAGAGCATCAACCCATGTGGTAGTTGGAATAAGAACTCCTTTTGTACATACTTGAGGGATACAATGATAATCCAATATGATATTGGATACTTACACCcacaaacttaatttttttttccaaatatcGTTTTAAGTTCGTTTAGcatgtattaaaaaatgttttacagTTATTTGCTTTTATGATGTAATACTATAATACTTTTACATCTGTACATTATaaaatgattatgattatttataaaCCCTTTTAACGTGTTGTCAACATctagtttaaataaaactaaaacttagcttataaatttaattttatataaaatcatgTATAACGTGTATGACACGAACATGTTCTACTAAGTTGACCAAAATTATTTGAGGTTTCCCACCATAGTGCTATATTCTATTATTCTTACAAAAATGATCACACAAGTTTGGCAATTTCCTTTTTGGCTTATTGCCTTATTCTATTAGTTCCACAAAAGTTATTCTAAAGGTCTGGCAATTTATTAAAGCAAACACATTATAACGTGCTTCCCTTCCAATTAGTTTTaatagttttgtaattttacaattaacataattttttaaagttttttttattagtttgaagttcaatgtatattatttttaaggaaATGAGTTTTATTTTCCTTAAATTCATGGCGAGatgtaatatttcttatttgtgttatttgttaattattaaCAAGTCAACTTTGATTTGTCGttgttgtatatttttttatcatcactTACGTTGAAGAgattatatacttatttttagaaaaaggtgaaatcaaatttaaaactttcataaaggaaaaaaaatattaaaccatattattattattatttaagttacttttcttttaaaaatgtataCTAGTTTGATGTATAAAGtgaaattttctttagtttatatCAAATTGTGTGTAAGAACTATGCACTAATTCCAAAGATAGTTTACTTATAAATGAAGTAGAGTATagacaaatgaagaataaaCTAATGTGATTGAATCTGTCCTCCCAAAGCATAACAACATCGGAAAGCAAGAGCACACAGTATGAAGTTGATGCTGAAGGTGTTTGCTCTTgcacaaatattattattggtaGCACTTTTCCCTGCTGCTCATGCCTTGCACAGGGATGAGTTCCCTCCAGAATTTGTCTTTGGAGCATCAACCTCAGCTTACCAGGTTCTTCTTTCACTCTCTTCTCTCATTAATTATTCCTTTTCACATTTCATTGTCCTACCTAccctttttgtttctgtttctgATTATGTCTTAAaccatatatgtatatatgaaaGGTTGAAGGTGCAGCGAATGAGGATGGCAGGAAGCCAAGCATTTGGGATACTTTCGCTCATGCTGCACCTGGTTAGTATCCTCTGCTCACATATCTCTTGgcatcaatttttctttccagTGTTTAATGCTGTTATTTTGTTCAAACAATTGATTATCGTAATATATTTTCAGGGAATGAGTATTTAGGTAATGGAGATGTTGCGTGTGATCATTATCACAAATACAAGGTCTGTGATCCTGCAGAACCAAATGAAATTGTGGTGTATATGCATGCATTCACACAagatgtgtgtgtgtatatactTTAAATTCACCTAAAACGCTTTGTTGTCTGTTCTGAGCTAATTTCATACCTTGATTGTCCTGCAGGGAGATGTTCAGCTCATGGCAGACATGGGCTTAGAAGCCTACAGATTTTCCATATCATGGTCAAGGCTTATTCCAGGTTATCACTCAAATAATTGATAGCAGCATTCTTAAATcactttctaaaataattaaaagtatgtgtatatgtgtgtgtgtgtatgtatgtattagAGACActtggtttgattttgattagGTGCAATAAACCTTTGACTCCGATTAATCAAACTGTTATTTTCCATGCTGTTGTTTTCATGTGTTAACAGATGGAAGAGGACGAGTGAATCCCAAGGGTCTACAGTATTATAACAACCTCATCAATGAACTGATAAGCCATGGTTGTGAAGAGTAGAATAAATGCTGATTAATGCCTTAGAAAGGTTCTtccaagttatatatatatatttattgttgttgaattCCTCATCTTGTAGGAATCCAGCCACATGTAACGCTGTTCCATTTTGACTTACCGCAAACATTGGAGGATGAATACGAAGGATGGCTTAGTCGAAGAGTTGTGTATGGTTCCCAAACTTCAAATCTGATATATATAGATCATGAAAAATACATCAGTTATAAAATTGAGCAATGGTTTTTGTTGTGATTAACATATTTATGTGTATCCATATACAGGGAAGACTTCACAGCATATGCAGATGTGTGCTTTAGAGAATTTGGTGACAGAGTTAAGCACTGGACTACAGTGAATGAGGCCAATGCATGTGCAGTTTTTGGCTATGATTTAGGAATCTCACCACCTCGGCGGTGTTCTACCTCTTTATCTAACTGCTCCAAAGGAAATTCCTCAACTGAGCCATATTTGGCAGCCCATCATATATTGTTAGCACATGCTTCAGCAGCTAGGCTGTATAGGAAAAAATACCAGGTAAAATTATCTAACAAATGTACCACTCTACTGTATATATAGCATTCTGAAGAATAATTAGGAAGGATATCATTAATGgtgatcatcatcatcatcatcatcatgtcATTTTGATATGGTTAATCATCATTTTATTTGTTCAGACAACAATCTCTTTTCTATGCAGGCAATGCAGCATGGCATTATTGGGTTAAATCTCATTTCTTTTGGTTATCTTCCAAAAACTAACTCTATTGATGATGTAAAGGCTGTTCAAAGGGCCCGAGACTTCAATATCGGGTGGTAAGTAACAATATAGTCACGATAGCTCTTTCTAATACATGTTGTCATTAGCAAATTTGAATCTTGGGATTGCAAAGAACCGAGTCTAGATTTCTATATTTTCTGATGTTTTCCTTCACGTAACAGTTCCTAAAACTTATATAGCATGATAGTAGACACGCCCCTTTTACCTTGCATGTAAGTTAAGCCATAAAGAATGTGTTGACAAAGATTAAAATCTtggatcattttataaaaatccgACATTTTTTCCTACATTAGTTGCTACAGCAGACATGTCTATGATTTTATTGCAGGTTTATGGATCCCATTACATTCGGAGACTACCCTGATACAATGAGAAAGAATGCTGGATCAAGGCTTCCTTCCTTCACCAAAAAGGAATCAAATATGATCAGGAACTCCATAGACTTCTTAGGAGTAAACTTTTACTTCTCATTTTATGTTAAGAACAATCCTGCCAACCTGCAAAATGAGGATAGAGATTTCATAGCAGATATAGCAATGGAAACTGAAAGTATGAGATAAGCTTTTTCCCTTACCAAATTTTATTGCATAGCAACTTCTATATCGAGGTTCAAcaagttaattatatataaatagcTATTCATTTAGTTTGTAGGATCTCATCCTTTACAAATTCTCATCAAAGAAACTGAGTTGTTTACCGGCTATTTGATTTTCAGAAACTGTGATTTTAAAGTGTTCGTGCGTCAATGTTTgcgatttttctttttcctttggaTAATTGAATTTGtatggcttttgttaaatatttgaattttctaatTCTTTGGGAAAGCCAATTTGATTAACAATCAATATCTCTTGTACTTGCTGTCATTGTGCTTTTTGTTGACGATCGAAGGTCACTCACCCTGGTGGAATTTCTTCTGTATGCAATCTAGTGTCTCtacaaacataaatattaacataaaaatctGCTCATGAATCCATAGCACAGTTCATGTCATCAAACATTAACAAATCCtgtttaaattgtaatattttaaccTGTCATTGCTTGAGAAATGTTTAGCAAAGTCCAGTAAGAGAAATAGTGTGGTCAGTTGTTGTTCCACCTTCCAATGTTTGTGGAACTGAAATAGCTAACTGTTGTTTGTCTGATTGTAGGAGTTACTCGAGAGGATACAGCTCCAGATGAGGTAACATAGCATGAACAGGTTGCTATACTTTTTTAAgcctataaaatatttttcactaaCCAGCTGATTGTTATAGGTACCAATTACTCCGGATATTTTGCTAGGGGTGCTAGACTCAATAAAGACAGCCTATGGCAATATACCAATATACATACATGAAAATGGTACGGTGATTTTTCATTTCATGACATAGTTTTGTATTGAAGGTTTTAAATTGTGGCTACAATCACATCTCATGATGACCTTTGTGTGAAAAGTTGAGGACAAACATTGCAATCCCAATATGGTTGCCATAACAGACTTTAAGGTTGACCTTGCAGTCCCAAACTTTTTGTCTAAACCTTGATTGTCTTTCTCATGAAATCATCCTTCAAAACTTCcatgtttcttttttgttgtCATATTCAGTCATTCTGTTATATAGTTGTATGGTAAGTCTTTTCATTTCTGCAGGGCAAAGTACACCACATTATTCATCATTAAAGGACTGGTCGAGGGTGAAGTTCTTGCAAGAATATATTGGAAGTTTGGTAGATGCCCTAAGGTACTTTTactttgattttcattttcaagCCAAGTTAAAAGGGTTCATACATAGTTGTTTCGTGAAAGCTgacttttgtttattattttgcttCATTCTTGACACATCTAAAGGAGTGGATTAAATGTAAAAGGTTACTTTGTATGGTCCTTCATGGATGCATTCGAGTTAGTGGGTGGATATGAGACAAGTTATGGTCTATACTACATAGATATGAATGATTCAAACTTAAGGAGGCAACCTAAGCTTTCTGCTGAATGGTACTCAAATTTTCTGAAAGGGAAACCAATGGACTCAAAGATCACCACTGAAATTGAGAATGTGCTGTCACACGATACCTTACTGCATAATGCCGCATAAAATAATCCTGCAAGATCTTTCTCTTTTGGGGTTCATAATTTGCATTTTGTGCTACCAAGtgtatcaataaaaaaacattatgatgtcaaattatattcattttaatcaaTGTAAGTTTTCGTCCTACTATAAAAAGTATAGTTGTCGAGTATTTTAAAAGTACTTTTGAATTAAATCTTGAATTTCACATATTTGCTACCAATTTAAGATGGAATAAATAATGTAAGGTTGGCACATTTGGATCTCAAATTTCTTCTCCTAGTGATGT
This sequence is a window from Vigna angularis cultivar LongXiaoDou No.4 chromosome 2, ASM1680809v1, whole genome shotgun sequence. Protein-coding genes within it:
- the LOC108328446 gene encoding beta-glucosidase 11 translates to MKLMLKVFALAQILLLVALFPAAHALHRDEFPPEFVFGASTSAYQVEGAANEDGRKPSIWDTFAHAAPGNEYLGNGDVACDHYHKYKGDVQLMADMGLEAYRFSISWSRLIPDGRGRVNPKGLQYYNNLINELISHGIQPHVTLFHFDLPQTLEDEYEGWLSRRVVEDFTAYADVCFREFGDRVKHWTTVNEANACAVFGYDLGISPPRRCSTSLSNCSKGNSSTEPYLAAHHILLAHASAARLYRKKYQAMQHGIIGLNLISFGYLPKTNSIDDVKAVQRARDFNIGWFMDPITFGDYPDTMRKNAGSRLPSFTKKESNMIRNSIDFLGVNFYFSFYVKNNPANLQNEDRDFIADIAMETERVTREDTAPDEVPITPDILLGVLDSIKTAYGNIPIYIHENGQSTPHYSSLKDWSRVKFLQEYIGSLVDALRSGLNVKGYFVWSFMDAFELVGGYETSYGLYYIDMNDSNLRRQPKLSAEWYSNFLKGKPMDSKITTEIENVLSHDTLLHNAA